Below is a genomic region from Salvelinus namaycush isolate Seneca unplaced genomic scaffold, SaNama_1.0 Scaffold2172, whole genome shotgun sequence.
acaggaccatgaccctaagcacacagacaagacaaaacaGGAACAGCTTCGGGAGAAGTCTCTGAATTCTTAAGTAAATGaggaattgtatttttttttttttaaatttgtaataaattagcaaaactttccaaaaaacagtttttgctttgtcattatgaggtagtgtgatgtcattatggggtagtgtgatgtcattatggggtatttgatttcattatggggtattgtgatgtcattatggggtattgtgatgtcattatggggtattgtgatgtcattatggggtagtagattgatgaggaaaaacaatttcatatattttagaataaagctgcgatgtaacaaaatgtgataaaagtcaaggggtctgaatactttccaaaggcgcTGTATCTGCAGTAAGGCTATAGGTAGAACTTTCAGCTGTCCCAAAATAAAAACCTTCAATTATAAACAAACTAGTGTTTTAATACACACATTTGTTTGGAATAAATCAATTAAAGATAGAAAACGTAGTGTGCACTTGGAAACTAGACGTGATAAATGCTTTCAAAGTTTACATTCAATATTCACATAAGGCTATTTTCAGTTACCAACGATGGTGTTAAGAGCATATCATATTTTCAGTTACCAACGATGGTGTTAAGAGCATATCATATTTTCAGTTACCAACGATGGTGTTAAGAGCATATATTTTCAGTTACCAACGATGGTGTTAAGAGCATATCATATTTTCAGTTACCAACAATGGTGTTAAGAGCACAGGATGTTTCTAAGCCTGTTCAGGATGAAAACATCTTATCTGGAAGTTTACAGGAGATTTAGAAAGTTCAATATTTAAACTAATAAGGAGAGCAAAAGCCCAGAGACATTATCCACGACACCTGCAGTTCATTCACCTGCTCCAACTCATGTCCCACTCACAGTGATTCAAAGTCTTTTGAAAGTCATGTGGCTGCCCCTATTTGGTCACAGGTATCCCTGCCTTTACAACACCGACATCAGAAGGAGACGTTGGGCCCTGGGTATGGTTCACCCTCACACCAGAAGCCATCAGGCTGGCCTATCTCTAGTAACCACGTCTCTTCCTCACACTGCTGCTGCGCCTCTACCTTACTGTCTGCGTCGGGAACAGTCTGTAGGACTTTATAATAATGACAATCCCTCCCGTCGTCAGAGTCATACGGAGGTGCCAGGATGTCGAGGAAGGCAGCCGGTCCATCCACCGTGTCGATCTGATGCAGGTTCTCCCTCTGCGGGGTTAAGATACACGGACTACTGTCATGGGTGAACCACATGGTGGATCGGAGCACAGCCCGCCGCAGAGAGTCCTTCTGGAACGGCAGCAGCGGCGGGTCGAACTGGGTCTCACTCTGCACCTGGTccgaaggtttatccaacaggtCAAAACACCTGATACTGACTTTCCCGTATAGAACCTTGAGCATCCCGTTCATACCGGGGTGGTCGTGGAGCGGGATGGAAGCCCCGCCGTTCAGTAGAAACACCCCCATACTGAACGACTCCGTCTCGCAGATGTGCATGTACATGACAGGTGGGTTGTGTTCGGAATGTGAGCCGTTCGGTTTCATCTTCAGGTCTGCAGCCCTGACTTCCGTCAGCAGGGTGATTAGATCCTCCCGGTTGTCCAATAATACTTTGTTGGCCCCAATTGCGGATGCATTGAAATCTTTAAATGTAATATTGGCTTGGCTGGCTATTTTCTGAATGAGAGACTTCTTGTTATCCCGTGGCATTTTGCAGATGGAAACAAAATCCGACGCCTATCGATGCTGGTTTTCTTCAGACGCAGCTGAGCAACAGGAAGAAACGGACCGAGTTGGAAACGCTCTTATCTCCTCGAATCTCGCACAATATCGTCACTCCAGGATGGGGCCGCGTTCAAACTAAATAAACGCGCGTGTAAAGTTATAACGTAACGTTTTCCATGGTAATTAAATGTGGTTTTAACACCAGGGAATATTCACGGTCCAGAATCATTTCCAAACCTATCTGATCGTCACGTCCGCAGTGACAGCGACCGCGTAGAGGAAACAAGGCATTTTGGATATTGAAGTTTAATTTAAAAGTTGGCCAATATATTTCTGTAATGAATTCCCCCCCCgcacaaaaaataaaaaactataCGATTATCAAATCCCTTCTCTCAACAGAAGTTGTGCCGGGGAAAGTATGATTCTCACATATGCTCCTATTATAAGAGAAAAACAATCTTGTCTTTAATAAAAGCACTACAATTCCCAGCGGCTGTCGGGCTTccggagagagtcagagagagtaagagaggacaGCCAGACAGGACAGCCAGACAGGACATTCAACCCGCTCCTCTCCCCCAGTTTATcccctctctgtcgctctcttttGGGATGAgggtttctctttctctcactttatTCAGCAATACTTTATGACGTTTTGAGGAGTACTGACTTTGTTACAAATACATGTTAAGAGGCTAAGATACTGTAACGActctgggtttataagcgcggaaatctattctgccgcacgagcatacttttgcggcacagtcgatagcgcgccggacctcgggctagaaggtcgagggttcgagacctgctccctgctgtttcattacaatactttAGGCACAAGTTTCATACTTTAGGTCCAAGTAGATCGAATGCAAATATAATGGTCAGGTGATATACCACCTGTAGCCTAATGGTAAATAGGCTACCTTTGATGGGAAAGAGAAGCAGCCAAAACATTACACTCCACAGCTATTGACAATATAGTACTGAAGGGTGATCTGATCACCAGTTGTTTTTGACTGATCAACATTATTATTACAACACACACCAGGGAACATTAGAGCACAAAAACATGAATTACACCCCGTTGCCTCAGATCAATACATGGGGAATCTGGATCATTTATACATATAAAAATCAGCTATAGGCTCTGAGAATGTCTGCATGTCATTTCCTCCAACAGACAGAGGTGTGTTATTGTGCTGCGCTACCTGGCAGTGAGTGGAACCAGATCACAGGAAGAACACTGAGTCAGAGggctacactacactacaccacactacactacactacactacactacactacactatactatactatactatactatactatactacactacactacactacactacactacactacactacactacactacaccacactacactatactatactatactatactacactacactacactacactacactacaccatactacgctacactatactatactatactatactacactacactacactataccacaccatactacgctacactatactatactatactacgctatactacactatactatactatactatactatactacactacactacaccacactacactacactatactatactatactatactacactacactacactacactatactacaccatactacgctacactatactatactatactacactatactatactacactatactatactatactatactacactatactatactacactatactacactacactatactacactacactacactacactatactacactacaccatactacactatactacactacactatactacactacactatactacactatactatactatactacactacactacactatactacactacactatactgcactatactacactgcaccacactacactacactacactacactacaatacactacactacactacactacactacactacactacactacactatacgcTACTCTACTATCtaatatgttttatttaaccttttctttaactaggcaagtcagttcttatttacaatgacggtctaccccagcCACATCTGGATGGCGCTAGTCCAATTGtacgccgcactatgggactcccaatcacggccggatgtgatacagcctggatttgaaccaaggactgtagtgaCAACTCTTgcactgatatgcagtgccttagaccgctgtgccactcaggagccccgatatactacactacactatactataatatactacacgatactataatatactacacgatactataatatactacacGATAGTACACTACACAATACTttactacactgctctacactacaatatactataatatactacacGATACTACACAACACTATACGATAACATACACACGCTGCTACACAACACCACACTGTACTATACTGCTCTACACTACACCATACTACACTGTAATATACGACACGGTACtgcactacactatactataatatactacgcaatactacactacactgtactttactacactgctctacactacactatactataatatactacactatactacactacattcTACTATTCTAtaatatactacactatactataacATACTACACgataccacactatactacaatttactacactgctctacactacactatactacactacattcTACTATTCTAtaatatactacactatactataacATACTACAcgatactacactacactacactttactacactgctctacactacaCTATGATATACTACACAAtaatacactacactatactacactacattcTACAATTCTATAAtatactacacaacactacacaacaccaTACTATAACATACTACAcgatactacactacactacactgtactacactgctctacactacactatgatatactacacaatactacactacactgtactatactacactgctctacactacactatgatatactacacaatactacactacactgtactatactacactgctctacactacactatgatatactacacaatactacactacactgtactacactacactatactacactgctctacactacactatgatatactacacaatactacactacactatactacactacattcTACAATTCTATAAtatactacacaacactacacaacaccaTACTATAACATACTACAcgatactacactacactacactgtactacactgctctacactacactatgatatactacacaatactacactacactgtactatactacactgctctacactacaCTATGATATACTACACAATATTACACTACactgtactatactacactgctctacactgtcATATACTATGACATACTACATGATACTACACCACACCGCACTacgctatactatactatacaatactacactgctctacactgtactatactataaaaACCACACTactctatactatactatactacactgctctacactatactgtactatactacactgctctacactatactgtactatactacactgctctacactatactatactacactgctatacactatactatactacactgctatacactatactgtactatactacactgctcaacactatactatactacactgctctacactatactgtactatactacactgctatacactatactatactacactgctctacactatactgtactatactacactgctctacactatactgtactatactacactgctctacactatactgtactatactacactgctctacactatactatactacactgctatacactatactgtactatactacactgctctacactgtactatactacactgctatacactatactgtactatactacactgctcaacactatactatactacactgctctacactatactgtactatactacactgctctacactatactgtactatactactctGCTCagcactatactatactacactgctatacactatactatactacactgctatacactatactgtactatactacactgctcaacactatactgtactatactacactgctctatactatactatactacactgctctacactatactgtactacactacactgctctatactatactacactgctcaacactatactgtactatactactctGCTCagcactatactatactacactgctatacactatactatactacactgctatacactatactgtactatactacactgctcaacactatactgtactatactacactgctctatactatactatactacactgctctacactatactgtactatactacactgctatacactatactgtactataccacactgctctacactatactatactacactgctatacactatactgtactatactacactgctctacactatactgtactatactacactgctatacactatactgtactatactacactgctcaacactatactatactacactgctctacactatactgtactatactacactgctctacactatactgtactatactacactgctctacactatactatactacactgctctacactatactgtactatactacactgctctacactatactatactacactgctctacactatactatactacactgctctacactatactatactacactgctctacactatactgtactacactgctatacactatactgtactatactacactgctatacactatactgtactatactacactgctcaacactatactgtactatactacactgctctacactatactgtactatactacactgctctatactatactatactacactgctcaacactatactgtactatactacactgctctacactacactgtactatactacactgctctacactatactgtactatactacactgctctacactatactatactacactgctctacactgtactatactataccacaCTGCTCTATACTATACATACTATGCTatacggcaccctattcccctactgtaccaccctattcccctactgtacgtccctaatggcaccctattcccctactgtaccaccctattcccctactgtaccaccctattcccctactgtacgtccctaatggcaccctattcccctactgtaggtccctaatggcaccctattcccctactgtacgtccctaatggcaccctattcccctactgtaccaccctattcccctactgtaccaccctattcccctactgtaccaccctattcccctactgtacgtccctaatggcaccctattcccctactgtaccaccctattcccctactgtacgtccctaatggcaccctattcccctactgtaCCACCCTACTCCCCTACTGtacgtccctaatggcaccctattcccctactgtaccaccctattcccctactgtaCCACCCTACTC
It encodes:
- the LOC120038386 gene encoding 2-aminoethanethiol dioxygenase-like: MPRDNKKSLIQKIASQANITFKDFNASAIGANKVLLDNREDLITLLTEVRAADLKMKPNGSHSEHNPPVMYMHICETESFSMGVFLLNGGASIPLHDHPGMNGMLKVLYGKVSIRCFDLLDKPSDQVQSETQFDPPLLPFQKDSLRRAVLRSTMWFTHDSSPCILTPQRENLHQIDTVDGPAAFLDILAPPYDSDDGRDCHYYKVLQTVPDADSKVEAQQQCEEETWLLEIGQPDGFWCEGEPYPGPNVSF